Within the Arthrobacter sp. UKPF54-2 genome, the region CAGCACGTGGGCGTCATCGACACGCTCGCCAAACAGGCCCTGGCCCTCGGCGCACCACTGCTGATCGCACTGGTGCTCTGCTACGTGATCGGCGTCGGATCAGCCTTCGCCTCCTCCACGGCACTGCTGACAGCGTTCATCCCCCTCGCCGGTCCCCTCCTGGCCAGCAGTTCGTTGAGTGCTTCCGGAACAGTCGCGGCACTGGCTATTGCTGCCACCGTCGTGGACGTCTCACCGTTCTCCACCGACGGAGCGCTGGTGGTCGCCAACGCCCGCGGCGACGACCGGCAGCGTGTCTACCGGCAGCTCATGGCCTACGCCGGGGCAGTTGTGCTGGTCGGCCCGGCGCTCGCCTGGGGACTGCTGGTACCGACCGGCATTATGTAATCGTGCCCGCGGATCCCAGGTAGCCAAGGCGACCTGTCTCGTGGGCCCTGTGGGCACAACGGCGGCGGGCAGGACGACGCTGGTGAACCTTTTGATGCGCTTTTACGAGCTCGACGCCGGGTGGATCACGCTGGACGGCGTGGACGTCGCCGCGATGTCCCGGCACGAGCTGCGCTCCGCGATAGGGGTCCCCGCCCGAGCTTGCGAGGGATGGGGAAATCGCGGAGCGCTAGGGGGTGCCATGGTCCGGAGGCGAGGTCTACGGTGGAGGAGTGAGTGATCGCCCCGAAATCTTCACTGTTGGTGAACTGCGTGCCTCCGGCCACGTCCACAAGGACCTGCGCCGCGAAATCCGCGACAACCTGCTCGCCGCGCTCGCCGCCGGCCGCGACCCTTGGCCCGGGATGTTCGGCTTCAGCCGCACCGTCCTGCCACAGCTGGAACGCGCCCTCCTCGCCGGGCACGACGTCGTCCTGCTCGGCGAACGCGGGCAGGGCAAGACCCGGCTGCTGCGCACCCTGGCCGGGCTGCTGGACGAATGGTCGCCGGTGATCGAGGACTCGGAACTGAACGAACACCCCTACGAACCCCTCACCGAGCACTCCCGCGCTCTGGCCCTCACCGAGGGGGACCGGCTGCGGGTGGCGTGGCGGCACCGCTCCGAACGGTACGTTGAGAAGCTCGCGACGCCGGACACCTCCGTCGCGGACCTGATCGGCGACGTCGACCCGATGCGGGTGGCCGAGGGCCGCCGCCTGGGCGACCCGGAAACCATCCACTACGGTCTGGTCCCGCGCTCCAACCGCGGCATCATCGCCATCAACGAACTCCCCGACCTCGCCGAGCGGATCCAGGTGTCCATGCTCAACGTGATGGAGGAACGCGACATCCAGATCCGCGGCTACGTGCTGCGGCTGCCGCTGGACGTCCTGGTGGTCGCCTCCGCCAACCCGGAGGACTACACGAACCGCGGCAGGATCATCACCCCGCTGCGGGACCGCTTCGGCGCCGAGATCCGCACCCACTACCCGATCGAGCTCGACGACGAGGTGGCCGTCATCCGGCAGGAAGGCCACCTGGTGGCCGGCGTCCCGCCCGTCATCCTCGAGATCCTGGCCCGCTACACCCGGGCACTGCGGCAGTCCCCGGCGATCAACCAGACCTCCGGGGTGTCCGCCCGGTTCGCCATCGCCGGCGCCGAAACCGTCGCCGCGGCCGCCCTGC harbors:
- a CDS encoding sigma 54-interacting transcriptional regulator; its protein translation is MSDRPEIFTVGELRASGHVHKDLRREIRDNLLAALAAGRDPWPGMFGFSRTVLPQLERALLAGHDVVLLGERGQGKTRLLRTLAGLLDEWSPVIEDSELNEHPYEPLTEHSRALALTEGDRLRVAWRHRSERYVEKLATPDTSVADLIGDVDPMRVAEGRRLGDPETIHYGLVPRSNRGIIAINELPDLAERIQVSMLNVMEERDIQIRGYVLRLPLDVLVVASANPEDYTNRGRIITPLRDRFGAEIRTHYPIELDDEVAVIRQEGHLVAGVPPVILEILARYTRALRQSPAINQTSGVSARFAIAGAETVAAAALRRASVRGEDQAVARIIDLDAAVEVLAGKIEFESGEEGREQDILDHLLRMATAEAVRAHFHGLDMGDLVAALDGHTTVTTGELVTAREFLDNLPSLNGSSLYDDIGARLGADNDGQRAAAVELALEGLYLARRISKDSDDEATVYG